atcttAACTGGGGTAACCTAGTTTgagattggaagaacaactgcaATCACTGTTATGAAACCAGCAAACAAAAAACGGAGTTGAACCATTCAAAGTTGAACAACAGCAGCCTTTTTAATTGCACAATCAATCTCTTCATGGTGGTTCTATCAAGTCTGATGCTCCAAAGACTTCTAAGTTCCTTGTTTTCACCAAAAGATGGGAAAATGAAGTCTCCTCTCCACCAAAAGATGTCACTTGCCCAACAAGTAATGCCAGCAGTAGATGGAAAATTTTACAATCCCCTGCAAACCAAGCCTTTCAACAACTACAACTCTAACCAACTAATCTTTACAGAAAACATGGCTTCGTGCCCACAAACTTCAATAAACTAATCTATACAGAAAAACGGTAATGGCTTCATGCCGCAAACAAACGGTAATGGCTTCGTGCTGCAAACAAACAGTATAGCTTCGTGCCGCAAACACACAGTAATGGCTTCGTGCCCAAAGAAACAAACTTGAAACGGCTTCATACCGCAAACAAAGAATAATGGCTTCGTGCCTCAAAGAAATCAATCGACTActttaaaaaatcaaagaatcaTACACTTTTGCAGGGAATTGAAACATATAACCTGAGAAATCCAGCAATGTCGAGAAAAACCCAGATGCACCGACTCAAACCAGATTTGCTGACTCAAATTATCTTGGCAAACAATCAAGACCTGACAGCAGAAAGAATCACCACCGCGGAAGAGAAATTCCTGCAAGCCCAAGAAGCCATTGCAGCACAAGAAATGCCTAAACAACGATTAAGAACAGGATTCAGCCCGACAACGAAAGAAACGAACCCTTTCGGGCTAGCAATAAGATGATCCGGGACCAATCGACCACGTTCTTGGCATCAGAAACATTAGAAACCATGTGGGAATTGGAATCGCAGGCCGACGATAAGATAATATCCCAACCCTGATTAATGTCGCTCGAAACCAAAGCAGAGGACGAGCCAAGAACACCATGAATCGAAATCCCATGAAACATATTCGGGTACCACACTTCTTCTCTCAGGCTTTCCTTCGAACACCTTGTGAACATGACTCAGGGTACTTACTTACCGACTTTGATTTTCAGCATGAACTTCCCCAAATCTTCAAACTGTGCAATTTCAGACAAACAACCCACTTTTCAGACGTTCGAATTTCCAACTCAAGCACCAAACAAGTCAGCATAAAACATCTTCAGGATTGGAAATGGAGACAAACCAATTGACAACTCTCTGATTCCAACAACACCACCAAAGTTTTTAGCTTTAACTCGAAGTTCTTCCCACGAATATCGAGGTAGTTCATGCCTCGACATTTCTTCAGACTCAGGCTCTCAAGAAACCTACATTGTGCTAACAAAGTTTCTTGAACTAAAACTGGCATCTTAATCCAACCCAATGAAATGTGCTTCAGTAGACCAAAATTCACAAACAAAGACGCATTAAAATTGCAAGAAAACAAAGTTAGGGACTCAAGTTCTCGCTGAGCATACACATCCAAAGGCAAATCAAAATAGGCCTGGGTTCCATACCCGGCGTCGTCCCACCTGGGGTCCGAAAACATCACCAATCCAAGAACAGCAACCAGACTAAGAATCAGATTCAAGAAAACCCGAAGATTGTTCTCTgggatttctagggtttctttCGAGGAGATATCCGAGCCGTTCGAGGGAGGATTTGAGAACCTAATTGAATGGCATCACAGGGACAGGGAGCGATGGATGCTGCCATGCTCGACGAAAAAATCAAGCGGCTCATGGAGGATTGACAGGCCAAGCCGAGGAAGCAGGTTCAGTTCTCGGAGTCGGAGATCAAACGACTTTATGTCGCTTCCAGGGAAATCTTTCTCCAGCAGCCCAATTTGCTCGAGCTCGAATCCCAGTCAAAATTTGCAGTGAAACCCAGATGAAAATTTGAGATTCTTGATTCCTGTTCTCCATGGAAATGCTTGGATCTTTTCATAGCAGAAAAATCCCAAAACTAAACATAAAACCCTCGGAAGAAAAATCCAAAgaccaaaaaaaataagaacTATGAATACGGAAGCATAAACTATCAAATACACAGAAACGAAAGAAAGtaatgaagaaaaatagaagaggaaTCGATGATAAgctcatgtttatatatattttacatcaaattcacttgtctttttttagttagttccttatatttttgagctatttactttgtttttgtgttttgtgggatttgtcaagcaaataaaagaaaaatagcacaagtgggattttaagtaacaaattcttcaaaactgcctgtgcagatcagctgactttggaagcaaatTGAGAACAggtcagaatgaattagagaatgagccttataagttggaaagctacggatgtctattttctggagcattttgcggattgttaatatcatttttctagaagaagttatggctaTTTAAACACTGAAAGGTTACCAATaggctgagcagtttgtaaccacaatgaaagcaataaacccaataaatctagcagctgaaactgatgcagccaagaacaagtcagctgacacctattcaaatatcagaggaaatggaattaaaaatgaggattaaaagggagtaattggcataaaggccacctaaagtgttacaattgttttaccacatttcctctcacttattgtcatcactaaatggctattagtgggtgagttaaggagaagaaaatgatgcagcaagaatgggtttaaaagcagcattggggaaggaaggaagggaggaggaggcatcggtcgatttctttcggttctatcttctcaaactcatgtctatcttttgttttaacttaaggattgtgtgtaactaaatttttagtagttaggggctgttttgaagccccgaatatgattgcaattttgttatgaTATTTCGTTGAATTagttttatgaatggatgaaaattggttcactacttgtctcattgatgaattctttatttgttttttatggatgcatacgtaataagcatatctaggattctaatgctatgaatatgtgtgtgcctgcccttgtcgaatgaggacctacatatattctagagtagtacttgttaattgcgattaacatgtgaaccaatttctaggataagtaagacaatgccagtacttacgatgccttgtgatgactcaaactcttttcgttcttaatgatttctacttgttaaatctataaacacgccattctagattgcatgctagggactaagttaagttgaaaacgccattctcttaacatactacgtaagaaagagtaataggttgagttctaacattgagccaacttgagcatcttcatccggaaataaaaggaatttgaatgaaacataacatgtttgcatgattatttggtggtggatagcaattcccctaactcgtttttcttaatttatgaaccatttaaattttgtttctgtcctgtttttgttcaatttaatttaaatagaaaatcaactccaaaaattccaacaatttgtgtgagtgtagctctgtgtgtctagtgttgtcatataaaatttcgtaaaCTTTAGATAAGCGTAagtcagtctaataattatttttcggtggctggtcagtatggacagcagcccagtttttgtgacgttttaagtagttagataaaacaatcttctgcgtgAAAGACCCTTaatttcatatgctacaattgacaaatcttagctttaataaggaaaatcaataggatatttgtgtgctactttgtggtgtgcttttaatcctatcaatcGACCACTAAGATCCATGGCGTGAGCCTTGGTGGCTCGAATACcatattaactacattgcaatgGTTGTGGATTGAAGGgaaaaacaaggagaaaggatGAACAGAAAGATGAACAGAGAGatatgagggagagagagtttcGAGAGAGAAATAGATTTTGTATTCACTTatcaaatgaagattacacatactgtttatatagaaatcctaattactttaaccaaatactaactacctaactatattactaactGTATTACATTTTTACCCTTAATAATTAGGAGTTCAATGTTGGACTAAGCTACATAATGATTCATCAGTAACAGGTTTTTTTATATCTACTCTTACCTAGTACAAAGAATTCATATTATCTAATTCAAATCATGTTAGTTACATCTTTCAAGTTCATCAAATTTGAATTAATGTTCTTTACAATCCTTAGCCTACCTCGTTTAAAACTCCCGACTTGGCCCTCGCCTCGACCTATCATAAATATACTTGTATGCATGCTTATACTCGTGTGTAACCAATGAAAGatccaaaaaataatattaggggGGGTCAGTAAGAATAGCATGCGCGCAGcgcgaatttttttttatactataAATAGCATGCATATTGTCATTTCATCGAGTCTAGGTAGGCCTGAAGTCATTTGAAAATGCATACTACAGACATGTTAATGTAAGTAAGGGGCAGCACCCAAGGTATTCATGGACATTCATCAGGTTGTGGTAGGCCTGAAGTCGGTTGGAGGGCAAGTATGAAGCcaactctaatcttcaaaagggcaacactcaaggtatccatggacattcaccgaagttcgGAGGGTCAGCACTTAAGGTGTCTATGGACGTTCATCGAAGTTCGaggggtcagctgaccccccTTGCCCCTTAATGGATCCGTTAGTGTGTGTAACTATGTATGCATGTGTAGATATACATtaatacatataaacaaattcTTTCGTTACATTAAGGAAAATCAAACCCTCAGCCTATCATAATCCTAACTCATTGTTTCATGCAAGTTCGTCACTTCGGATAACTCAAACAACTTTTtgtcaacaaaaataaaaatactgaGCAAGGAAGACAATGGACCTACCACACATCATAATTAGAGTATCATCCAAGGAAGTGTATTAACTTAACAGgcattgttttgtgtttttgtgttgTGCTAGTGTGGTGGGTGGAAAGAGGACTGACTAAATCTGGCAGACCTGTGATCCCCAATAGCATGATGAGCTGAAATGGACGCATGGGGTCTCCACAGAAACCCTAGTAGGAGACCACAGAATTTTCTAAGAGCCACTTTGTCTCCATGTTTGTGAGCAATCAAAGTGTTTGATCAAATTCTATGAAAACTTGCACTCATTTTTTTAAGTGCCTTATGGGCGGAAGGGGCCTTTGCTTCCTCAACAGAAAGGAAGTTGCAAGCCAATGTGTTGGTGATTCCATCATTGCTTGGTTTTGTAAAAGCTCAGTCAAGCCAATATGCTGCTTGTTATGTCTCCTGATCACAACTCTCCCCTTCTGCTTTCAGATGTGGAAAAAGTATTTTTGGGGGGCTGCACCAAAttgtaacaaaaacaaaagctagTGGACAAAAGGTTATAGGGGAATTCACTGGATTTGGAATAAACGAACAAGCGTTTGTGAGTATTTAATTCTGTGCTTCAAAGATTTTATATGATCTTATGCTAAAATACAAGATCATCAAGGATTGCGATCGGCTCACCTCTTGATTAAATCTATAAGACAGCTACTTGTCAGCTTTTGATTTATCACTACGTTTCAATTTAGTTTGTATGTAGAGATTACGTTACATGTACCATATTTACTAATCACAAATTACAGATATCGAAAATCATATGAATTAATTCTACTTCGCAGCCAATGAATATAATATGAAAAATGGTTTCTATTAACctattttctctttttgctCTATTCTCCTTATTTTTGTATCTTGATTCTCTTTATTTATACCGGCATATGCCTACACGTTTTGTACGTgtgaatattttttgtttttgtttttaaaatggaaaggagaaaggaagagagagaacgtgggagTGTGGAgagttttttgtattttatgttttatattttttaatattggatacacaaaatgggtgtagcggagatgaggatgcttcgtgggatgtatgggcacacgagaaatgataagattgggaattaggatatccgaggtaaagtaggagtagccaaaattgaaggaaatatgagagaaaatcggttccggtggtttggacatgtgcaaagaaggcctactgacgctccggttcgaaaatgtgactacgggacagaggttcggggccgaaggagtagaggaagacctaggaaaactttgaaagagaccctaagaaaagacttgagtacttggatttaacggaggacatgacacaaatgagcgcaatggcgttctaggattcatatagccgaccccacttagtgggaaaaggctttgttgttgttgttgtggataTATGCTAAAATCACATGTACGtgaaactttaataaaaaacagaaaaatttgcttttgtgaaattacattattgttccattatatttttttgtaataGAAGACTAAATAGTTTTTTCACCTTCTTTTTAATTGACAAAGAAATATTAATAGATAATTTAGATAgatatttattcaatttaacaGCTAAAAAGAACATGGGAGTGCAAACAGCATTTCCTTGTAGTTCGATACATTTTGTCGATGTAGTAATTTAGGTTACCATGCTCATATTCAAGGACATGATAGCCATTCATGAATTGATTTATGCTTGTGTTACAATTTATACAATGTGGGTTTTATGTTTGACTAAAAAGTGTTAAGCCTCACGACATCATGTATGATTTGACACACTTCCTTTGGAGTATCCCACACTATGAGAGTGAGTGTTATGGAACCCCACCCAAGTATTGAATTTGACATTGAGTTGGCAAGTAGGATTTCATGATTCACACCACCACAGCTCTACCCGGCCATCTCAACCAGTAGAGGGTCAAGATCACTCCACTTGTCTCAACCATAGCAAAGAAATCTCAAGTTCCCTTGCTTTTTTTCGTACCACTCCATTAACAACCCTCTTATAAATATACAACCTACCCCATGCAAATACACCAGTCTCCCCTTAAAAAACCCTCCATGGAAAACCGCCGTAAAAAAAGCTCCTCCGCCGACGCATTCTCCTTCCCGAGCACTCCGATCCACGACCAAGACTCCAACTTTGAGTTCGGGTGCTTCACCCCAGACTCGGCCTCCAGCACTGGTCCCTGCAAAGACTCCCCCGCAGACCACTTGTTCCTCAATGGAAGGCTCTTGCCACATGCCTTCCCATTTCAACCTATTAGCAACGGCTTTATGGTCGTTGATAATATTTCTCGGAGAACAAGCCGGACGAGCAGCATTAGCAGCAAGGACTCTCTCATGTCGTCGAGAAGCAATAGCACCAACAGTAGGAGTAGCAGTTGTAGTAGCAGTGCTAGGACAAGCTCAAGTGACAATTCAGAGAGGAAGTTCGTGTATCACTCCAAATTATCATCCGACAGATACAAAGGCAACAAACCTAATAACAATATTTCAAGTCATCAAGTTTATGGGAATTCTCAGAGGTGGCAATTCATAACGGCAGTGCCCGTGCCGGCTTCTTTAAGCCGTAATAATTCGCGGAAGAAAGTGATCAAAGTGGATCAGCTtgaaaggaaagggaaatccGTTAAGGCGAAGAAAAATAGCCGGGTGAAGACGGTGGTGTTCCGGCGGAGATTCTTATATGGCCGGAGGTTTTTCCGGTGGCTTGTTTCGACGTGTAAAAAATGTCACGCAATGGAGCCATCTAAGAAAAGTACTAATGATAATGTAATTAAAGCTGGAAATTAGTCAAAGTGAATTGTGAAGTTACATTAATTAATGATTTTTATCtgttaattttgtaattttgaagtttgtttatatatatgtaagGTTTTGAGAGAATATATAATGGCTTTAGCTTTCACTTTGGTTTTTTATTACTTCGAACTTTGAAGAAAGCAAAAGGTAATATTTATTCTGGGAACGTTaaccagaaaaagaaaacttgGCTTGTTAATAAAGATTCTTCACAATATGCGTTTAATAACACTGCAGAGCAAACGTTAATCTTAAGCTGAATTTGTTAACCTAATCAGATATATCTAAAAGCAAAGGCCACAACAACTCAAGTTTTAGCTCTTTCATTCCATAGTTGGAAGGTCATAATCTTATTACTTTTGACATAGTAGATCATCGTTGTCATTGTTTGAAATGTAGTGCAATTTGGGTAAACTCTTTAAATCTGGTTGTATTGTTTTTCCACATGTTTTATTTTCGACTTGAATTAGTGTTTGTTCGATTATAAAGagacaactaaaaatttaagtCAGCAAAGCCAACTAGAGTCTATTCATCCTCACAAGAAAGTTAAACTATAACATATTTGACTACATCGGTCAATTATTGGATATTTTGTTAGGATCAACAATGACTAGGCTCCAATTGGCTTTTGCTAACTTGAACTTTTGGTTGTCTCTTTGGATCATTGGCTCCAAATCTATCAAGAAATTTCCCATATGATTGTACGTAACTTCTCAAATGAAGTAAATTTGATTGAACATACAAGTTAAACCAAAtaattattgaggtattcatcaatttcccccctgaacttgtgaatattggccaatttccccccacaactctcataattagtcaatttccccctcaactttaatttggccaatttcccccctcaactctcataatttgtcaatttgcaccctactgttaattttttaatttgatcataattaaacaagtgtgtgtaagaaactaaataagatgtatgttaatcattttcctatgtctttatcctattacaaatagattaaaatttagaattttacaatttatcatagatagtattattagtcataataaatcagtatagagtaattttatttgattttttactatACAAAATTGATGACGAAAATGATTGATGTGTacatttttgtatgtgaatacaattttctttataaaagtgaAAGCTAAGTTCAAGTAAATTGCAGAGAATCGAGCTTTAGTGCAAAAATGGCTAGTCAATTCATAATTATCGACTCCTTATTAGGAATAAcccattttattgaaatagatctgatccatgagtttaggattattatttcttcttctacatgctttaaacccgattcataactttttcttataatcaacccatatcacatactaattgtattatatttttgtacattttaccctatattatgtaggtgagtttatgttaattttagtactttgttggaagttattagaaagattgaaaggaaaaaaaaaagaatagatggaaaatttaaaaaatttaacagaagggggcaaattgactaattatgagagttgaggggggaaattgactaattatgagagttaaggggggaaattggccaaaattaaagttgaggggggaaattggccaatgaTCACAAGTTTAGAGGGagaattgatgaatacctcatAATTATTAGGGATCTTTACCtataaagacaaaaacaaaaaatacattTCCATAGAATTTCACTagttttgaatcatttcaacgaGAGACAAAAGTCTAGACCCCAACAAACCTatccaaaaacaagcaaaccaaaattttaaaattctagCCATGCTCCCAATAGACTTGTTACTTAATCAAAGCTAAAACTACAAAAAGACACCATCTATAAAAACTTCAAACTGATTTTAAATTCGTAAAAATTAATATCTATAAGATCAGTTTTAAAATTCTAGCAATTCTACCagattagtttcaaaatttcaataattATGCAACATCAATTTCAAATTCATGCACTTCTACAAGATCAgtttcaaaacatttaaaacttCTGCAAGATCAACTTCAATTTTTTGCACTTCTACTTGACTAGTTTCAAAATTCATGCAATTCTGCAAGACCAGTTTCAAAATTCCAACAATTCTGTAAGATCAACTTCAAAATTCCTGTACTTCTGCAAAAttagtttcaaattttttagcacttatgcaaaataattttcaaaaatTTTGCACTTTTGCGTGTCTACTTTCAAAATTCATGCTCTTCTGCAAGATCAACTTCAAATTTTTAGCACTTCTACAagattagtttaaaatttttagCACTTCTGCATGACCATTTTCAAAATTCATGCACTTTTGCAagatcaatttcaaaatttcaacaatTAGGCTAGATCAGATTCAAAATTCCAGCAATTGTACAATATTAGTTTCAAAATTCATGCATCCAAATCATCCAAATCTCAAAATCAAATACTTCCAAAAATactaaaatcaaaacaaacaaaaaaatctcAATCGTTCTCATAAAAAAACCCTCATAAATTTAGGGAACAATAtaaagtaggggtgggttcggtttaaatcggttcggttttttgccaaaaccgaaaccaaaccgaaatttcggttcggttcggttcggttcaatttttttcggtttttttcggtttggtttcggttttttgtttttattttttttcaaaaaatgaaaaacattgaaattttaaattttaacata
This window of the Malus domestica chromosome 03, GDT2T_hap1 genome carries:
- the LOC103431140 gene encoding uncharacterized protein, whose protein sequence is MENRRKKSSSADAFSFPSTPIHDQDSNFEFGCFTPDSASSTGPCKDSPADHLFLNGRLLPHAFPFQPISNGFMVVDNISRRTSRTSSISSKDSLMSSRSNSTNSRSSSCSSSARTSSSDNSERKFVYHSKLSSDRYKGNKPNNNISSHQVYGNSQRWQFITAVPVPASLSRNNSRKKVIKVDQLERKGKSVKAKKNSRVKTVVFRRRFLYGRRFFRWLVSTCKKCHAMEPSKKSTNDNVIKAGN